TGCCTTTGACCACCCTTGCTTACCAACCAGGATGCAATCCCTGGCTCACTTCTCCCCAGGACTCAGTCCTCTGACAAAACCAACCATGTTGACAGCTCAGAACTGGCAAAGAGTAGAAGAGCATTTCAGTGCTCCAGGACTCcaggactgcagttcccatggcTGTCTTGAGCATGTGGCTATGCCCTACTGAGTCCAGCACCTTCAGGATTGGGGCCGGAGTCTGTCACTCCCCAAGCAGTGGAGCATGATACTCCCTTCCCTCTACTCAGGTCCAAGGCCAGGCACATCAGACACTGGGTGTATATGGGTATGTAAGGCTCCTTGTGGTGTGTGAGACTCTTCAGGGTCATAGCAGGCCTCTTCCCTGAAACTTCCCTCTTATCAAAAGTGCCtcctgcctgtgaggggggggggggagccatgaaCACACAACTGGCTGGGTAGGGAATTGGGTCTGATAACCATGCACCATACCAACTGGTTTCCTGATAAATTAGTTTTTCTggtgaaatccccccctccctgagcAAGGCCCTGAGTTCAAGGTGTGACACTCCCCTGCCTCATTTGCCCCAGCTCCCTGACACTAAATGTGCCCACAAGAATCCAAATGCATCCCACAAAAGGGACTCATGCCCTGAGGAAGGCCTCCATAGCAAGGCAGCCCTTAGTCTTTCGTGATATATCACCAGACCCCAATTGTCTGTGGGGGAACAGCCACCACCCTCCTCACCAGGACAAATGTGGCCTAGTATTATGGCACTCAAGAGGCATTTGGCCAGGATAGAAAACTCAGTTGAGGAAAGCAGTGGGAATCCAAGGTCCAACCTCTGCGACTGTTGGCACCATCATACTGAGAAGGTGCCACCACCTTGGGAGCTGGCCTAGCCatgtctttcccccttcctttctcctcttgcTGCACCCCCAACCAGCCTGGCGACTGTAGGGAGAGGGGCAGCTGATGGAAAGGGAAAGAACCATGCTGGCAACAACACttcacaaaacccacaccaaaccatttCAGCCCACAACAGGCTTTAGTACTAATTAATATGATCACCATATATTTAACATGTTTATACATGTATTTTACTCAGTTTTAAGTTGGTTATATGATAGATTTATGGTGTTCTACTTTTTATTGTTAGCTAACATAGTAGCCCTGTTTGGGCAAAAAGGTAgaatacaaattttgtaaataaataaatggagcccTAGAAATGAGCTGCTGGGCAAGTTGCAATATGTGCCTCAGTGGTAGCTTATATGTATTGCATCCAGAAAGTCCCATTTTCAGTTCCCAGTTCTTTCAAATTAAAGAATTCCAAGTAGCAGCTAGCTTTTTCGTCTAGAGTTTCTTGGGAATTACTGCAAGTCCAGGCATATAATATTGAACTTTTTCATGTgacttatctttcttttccttgctCCCTGTAGTTTTGTTAgggtgttgcccccccccccccggccggtaTTCTAGATGTGACAGGGCCAATAGTTGCTGCTGTAACTTTTATTGGCTGTACAACATAGGAGAGTTCAGCAGTTGGTGTTCAGAATGTCTGGGGATGCAATTAGGACTAAAGGCCATTGAAGAGGAttaatctggctctccagagatgAAGCATAAAAAGCTCCTAAAGAAAGAAATGGTCTATTGATTGTTTTACTTTTTCCCAGGTACAAGCTCACCTATTTCTCAAATGCAATTATTACTTTCTCATTCTTCTTGAGCTTCTTGATTATATATCTTCTGCCCATGCCAGTGAACTGGTTCAGAAAGAGTGAATTTCAGAGACAGGCAAATATACTGTCATGCACACATTATTGCATAAGAAGAACATTATTACAGAAGAAAATGCCTGTTTACCTAAAGTAAGCCTGTGATTAGTGGGACAGAAGTCTTTTTTAACCCTATGTTTTACTTCTGATTTATAACAAAATACAGTGTAGATAGTGTACATTTTACTAAACATGGATTTTGAGTTTGTaaattcctttttattattccaaaggaaaatgagaaaatatttaataaataaagaatatatCCTGTCTTTCTGAAGTGCATTCCATGCTGTTAAAACCTAAGATTCAAGCTAATCATGACTAATCCTTGAAAAGACTTAGTATGGGAGGAGGTAATCAGCTGCCTGGAGAACCAGCCAGAAGTTATTGCACAGAGATTATTCAGTATTTTGGGACTAGAAAAATATAGTGGAAATGATACAAAATCAAGTTTCTGTACAAAATGACCACTTGGTACATTGATCACTTTTGTCGGTATTAGCTAGAAACAAGAAAAGCAGAATTAGTTAAATGACAAAATGAAAAGATGGCCaatatttacatttgtatacctGCATTTACTATTTATAGCCCCTCTCATTCCAAAATCTTGAGGGAATAATAATTAAGCATGCAGATGGAACAGCACGGGACATGTTTTCAACGCAAATCTAATGTAGGGTTCGCTATTTAAAACTGCTATACTGAACTTAATTATTGAGcccttttaataaataaatcattattaTAGTGAAATGTATGATACAAGCTATCTTTGTTTCTGTTTAGGTAAAAGCCAGGATGAGTGAAAAGATTTTACAATACTTCTAAAAGTTGCTCAGATACAGACCTAAGAGGACTGTTCACAAAGCTGGCCATACCCAGAGTGGccctctccctccagctcccaacctccctccttgcctgctagcagcCACACAGCTGTGGCCTCCATTttcacccatgaggagagaggtggCGCCAGGGCTTTGGGGCCTGCAGGGACGCTCCCGCTTTGAGGGAGCCGGGAGTGGGTTtccagcctccctgcaggccacaaagccctggcGCCGCCTCTCTGagaggtggcaacagggctttgcgacCCTAAGAGACACTGGTGCTGGAGGGAGCCACCGGGAGGGGCCTTTCCACCATCCCTTTGGCCTGCTAAGCCAGCTTCGTGGGCCGACAGGACACTGTTGCAGAGTGggagccacggggggggggggggggggctttccctaaCCCCTTAGACTCCTTTgaattcccatttttaaaatgggctttcatgCTAATAGTATGCATAATTCTTTATTTTGCAGACTCTAACTGCAGGACTTGAATTTCCTTACTACAAAACACAGTGAGATATATTCCCCCTGGCTACATCTATACGGAAAGAATCACACCATGCCATGGATATAATTTTAATTAGAGATATTTTTGTACCTTGAGACTGGTGAGGTCCCTCCATGATTCACTGTGAATTGAACTGACTTTTAGCTTGTTGTTGCTGAGGTAGAGCTCCTGTAGCTTTGACATTCCAGATAGAGTCCCCCTAGGAATGGAGCTGATCTCATTTACTTTCAGTTTAAGACTGTGCAGGTTCTTTGGGAAACCATAAGGCAAGGTGTGAAGGTTATTGCCTGAAAGATCCAAGGACTTAAGCAGCCTCAGCTTGCGGAAGGCCTCCCGATGAATCTTTGAGCTGGTTATTTTATTATAACTCAGGTTTAGGTCCTCCATAAAATACGTATAAGCAAAATCATTCCTGTTAATTTCTGAGATTTGATTGTGAAGAATCATCAGAGTTTTCACTCGTCTGGGCAGCCCACTGGGAATCCTGTCCAGCTGATTGTTGTACAAGTGGACAGTGTGCAACTTCTTCAGGCCATGAAAAGCCAGTGGATCAATCCCATTGGCCTTCAGTTTATTATTGTGAAGCAGTAAGTATTCCATATTCTTAATCTGGGTCAAGACATCCTTGCCAATTGTTTTGATTGCATTCTTCTCTAAGTGGAGAAGAACAATGTTTCGAGGTAAGCCACTTGGGATGAGGGAAAGATTATTGCTGGACAAATCCAGGTACTCAAGGCTTGAAAGTTTCcttagaaaaacagaaaaggaatgtTTTCAGTTACAactgctgtttaaaaaaatggaagaatAGACTCTGTATCTACTTTCCTTGTCCACAATGCTCAGAATCAGAAATGAAGTGGAGTCTGGGGGAGGCAGAGGAGAGCCCATAGTTCAGCGCTAAATAGAACAATGTTATTTGCCTGTTTAATATCccggtccattccgcacaagtttattATAGCAAGAATGTGgaaaattgtaatcgctactaatatgcagttatgcacaacgttgtacacaatctgccacactcctgaaacagtcccgctagaagtgcttcattgtagcgcttccagggaaatcccaaaaagtggattcaccctctggaaagcgctacactcttgcaaccaatctgcaacactagcaaaaaagttctgtgcgttaccattgttgcggtttcagcaaagtccctccccctggctctctcctctgaacttccggcaaagtgatcgccattttttttttcttggagcgagtggagagcaacgaaccagcgaaccttcattcacccagcgaggcttctccagctgcagtccctccacagagctgctttaaagctcccctcaagtcaccaagcacaacacagccctgtttgcaagttccctttattttcggctgaaaatcacacccgtgcacgggaggggggattttttttttcactcggggggaccgtggcaacgatgaatcagcagctcatagtccagctgccagctagctgggtctctacgttaggaggaagcaaggaatcaaggcatattcattgcaacgtgttattcttttttaaaaaaaacatgttcttaaaggcaaaggggcttttccggagcatggtaacaaccgcccattggctgctcgtttgattgacggccaggggcgggacaaagcacgacaaaaatagcttcctttcaagcaatttttgccgagactggaaacctgtgggaaacgattgaaacgcaactggattccactacaaaggcaggtatgcgttacgccgaattccactattttaaattccgttttttctttcagtaatcaatttgccacaatgatcctggtgcggaatgggcccccaTGTTTCCTTCCTGCcatctccagctgaaaaagcTCAGATAGATAACTTGGAAATATTCCCACTTGAGATCTTGACAGTGGTGAGTTTGATAGGCTGCCTCAGTCTAAGCAGTTTCCtattattttttaacattatttccTACACACTCGTTTATGCCTTCACATATACAGTTGTTCAGATTAATGTCTCAAAGTGCTTTTGTTGTGATTTCTATCCAAGGACCAGCATCCTAAAAATCCAGGGTCTAGATTTCATGAACATATGTACATGTGAGAATGGCTCACCACTGATCCGCATACAGTCTACGAAAGCTGACACAATTGCTAAAATTCAGAAGGTAAtcttgagattaaaaaaaaagaaataggggAGGCATCCAAAGAGGAAGATATTGTAATCACGGGTATCTTCACCTACCTTTATATTGACTGGGTAAATGCATCTTCTGATTATGACTTTCTAGTTACCATAAATAATTGTGCCTTTGAACAGTTAGTTAGGGAACCCTAAAGAGGAAGGTTCTACCTACttgatttgcaagccagaagACATTATGGATTTCAAAAAAGTTTTAACCAAGTCTCTCAACTAAGAGTGAGTAAATTTAACATTAATGGGATAGGTGGTAATTGGTTAAACAACAAGAAGGAGAGGGGAGTACATGGATTGGTCAAACAATTGAAAGAAAAAAGTAGTGTTGTTCCAACTGCACAAATCTTCAGAGGCATAGATCATAtctaatttattcataaatgatctggagtCAGGGGTGAGCAGTGAGGTAGCCAAAGTTTTCAGAATGGTGAGACCCCAACACTTTTTGAAAAGTGAGACCCCAGCTCTGAATGGGTCTCTCAAAATTGAGTAGGTAACAACATGGCTAATAAGTTTCAGCATAAGCAGATGTACAGTGATGCACATATGGGCAAAAACCCCTCTAACTCTATATGTAAAAGGAGTCCAAGCAGATAGTGACTGATCAGGAAATTGATGCTGGGGTCACATACATAGTAGATAGTCCAAAGAAAATGCCAAATCAGTATAGCAACAATTATAGAAAAAAGCAAAAGTGGATAGAGATAACTTTTACTTCCTCTCCTAAAGGACTAGCATTCAGGGACACCTAATGAAAATAGTGGGTTGTAatttcaagacagacaaaaagaCATAATAATTCACACAATGCATAATTAACTTAAAGGAATTTGCTGCCATGGGATATGATGGTCAGTAGTGTGGATTTTTAAacgattagacaaattcatgggtACATCAAATAGCTATTAGTCATTACAGCTACATAGTATCTCTCTGAACGTCATATGTTGGGTAGGGGAAAAGCAAATGGGTGCTTTCACCTCCACTTTCCAGGGTATCTGGTTGGCTACTATGGGAAAATAGGATGCTGGATGAAATGGACCATTGATttcatccagcagagctcttgttATGatcttggtgcagtagttaagagtggtgacctctactctcctccacatgcacctagCTGGGTAACCTTCAGTTGTCATAAAGCTGTTCTAggagatcagttctgtcagagctctctcagccccacctacctcacagggtgtctcttgtggggagaggacgaaAATGTGATTGCATGCCaccttgacactcctttggggtattaaaaaccaaattattattattattattattattattattattattattattattggatcaATTAATAATTTACAAGCCATAGTAGGGAACCacctttgctttttaattttcaaaaacattattttcattatttttctttactAGCTATtgcttttattcattcattttctgtCCCTCCCCAtttatcttcctctccctgcttgcCAATACCAAAAGGCAGGATTCCTGCTGCCCTCTGCCCCCATCCTGGTCAGGCCAGGCAGGAATTAGTTATAGTAATGATATTTACAATTACTTTTTTGATTCATTTGTTGATTGCCCAGTGCACAGCACATCACTGACTTTAACATCTACTAAAGAAGACCTACTCTATGTGCTCACCAGAAGGTTTCATTGTCCATTCCCTCATTTGTTAATTTGTTATTCTGCAGATATAGTTCTCGAAGTCCTGACAGTTCACTGAAGGCTCCTTTGGGAATCTTCTCCAACTTGTTGTTCTGTGATAAGTAAACATAGGAAGTAGAGCATAGCCTTCTAGAAACATAGATGGACATGCATGAAGATGCCTTTTATGGAATCAGATCATCAGTCTATCAAGCTCAGTATTCTTTTCTCAGAATGGAAGCAGCTCTCTGGGGAgtcaggctgaagtctttcacaCCAGCTCCTGCTTGGACGTTTTAACTGAACCTGAGAacgtctgcatgcaaagcagatgctcttccactgagccatggcctcttcccAAGGTACGAGCTGGCCCTTTCTACGGCAAAGCAAGCAGCTGCTAATGTTGGCTCAAAGCCCTCCCTAACACTTCAGATATAGTCACACTTTACTCAGTTTTGCTTTCCGAAGGTTGCTACCTTTTAAACCTTAAAAATATTATCTCATGCATTCAGCACTAGTCTGAGACCAGGTGCCACTCTCAGCTTTCATGCAGAAACCAATGATGAAGTAGTGTGCAAGCACAGAGTTGCTCCCTGGAATCTTCTGCCACTTTGCATCCCTTGCTTTATGCAGTTGCTGAATATGATCCCATCATCATTTTGGCAATTTTGGAACCACATGCTAACTAAGAAAAGcccaagtgggtagctgtgttggtctgaagtattggactctatttttgttaagaAAAACCCAAGTTCTTGCAAGTCCTCCTGGTCTTCCAGTGGAAAATCTTttcatttgaaggagggcagcCAGAAAAAACTGTGCGTTATAATAGCCATGTCCACTTCCTGAAATGTTCAGCAAGTACCAAGGGAATTAAGTATGGTTGAGCGACATGTCAGGGAACCCTGCCCTAAAGGAAGGCTTAAATGTTTCTAGTTTTGGAGCAAGTCTTACATGTACCATACATGCCTGCAAGCGGACTGTCTCACACATTTGCCCTTTTTCTAAAGGAGGCCTCTTCACAGATCTTGTGATTTCCTATTCTCAGGAAGTGTTCTGAACAGATAACCAATAAAACCAAAATTTGGGAACCAAATTTTTAACCATGTTGGCATAACTTACACCGAATGATCTTTTGCCATTTGACACATACAAGTGTGTTGAATGGCAAAAGACCCTTTGGCAAAGGAGATGTTCCTTCACACATTCTGCCAGCGATTAAAAAGCTCCTGAAAGCTTCTGCTTGCAGAAGCACTGTATGGATTTGTTCATCCTGTCTACTGACTTCATAGCCTAGGGATGATTTAGCTGTTGACGTTGTTATTGGACTCTCTCAGATTTAGTGGAGTTGTTTGCATTAATTGTATTCGTCATGGTAATATTTTTATGCATTCCTGGGTGCTGTTGTTTATAAcattattatcaataataataatccaaacAGTCCAAATACTCAGATCTAAACAAGCATAAGCATTTGACATGTAGAGAGATACGATCCCACACCCAGCCCCCAAAGACCTCATGGAATTGGGACTCTTACCTTTAGGTGTAGCTTATATAGTGCTTGGGGTAGATTCTTTGGAACGTATTTTAAGAAATTGCTAGACATAATCAGTACTTCCACATTGCTGGACCCATTGAACATACTTTCTGGTAACCCAGAATCTTCAAGTTTGTTATTATGCAGGTACACTGACCtatataaaagaaaaacaagTAAATTTGGGATCCGTATAAACTGAACTGCTCTGTTTTATTCCAGGAAGTTTTCTGAACAATGAACTCGAAACCTCTTTGTCAGGGGTCTATGAGTAATTATACTAgcagcttgccagcgtttctctGTTCCTTCCAGCTGGCCCAGGGACATTGGGGAAACCCTGTGACCATCTCATGTCTCTACTGAtgatcccaccccttcccccgtGGTCCCTATGGGACCCTAAGACAAATGGCACAACTCCTGCCACCAGTACCTCAGAGTTCAGAGTCCTTTGTACCTATGATACAGTTCAGGAGTCCACCTAGACCATTTCTGCTGTGGATGAGATCCCCACATCAGCAGTTTTAAATACCCAAAGAAAGTAAACAATTCAACCCAAAATTCTACTACTAACAGCGCAGATCCAAATTTCTTGGGAATATCCTACAGTATTCCCtgatacctttgagccaatggattattgatattattaaaacactaatataaggaaatactgtaggatttttccacactgactatctttcactattgttacaacaatcttatattggaggactcaagcACTgaataggttccttgtttttctgttggtattctattgtgaactttccttttttcgtgttgtaatcttattgtcaatcaatggaggcaaccaatcagaagTTTGGTGgtctagcttttaaaaaaaatttaaacctaCACGTGGTAATGTGTATTCATTGCTATGCATTGCCATGTCAGGtaaccaccccccaaaaaacccaaacacggccagccagcagagggcacAGCAAGGGACGTAGCCCCCCCCATCAGTTCCATTAAGTCTCTTTgtagttttttttaagtgcctccttcccttcctcctctcagttgtcagacccccatctcttcttctcctctctttgcCCCTCCCCAACCTGCTGGCCCACCCTCCTGCCGCTCAGTGATTCCTTTCTGCAATCACCTagggctcctgccttccctctccctctccaagcacttcttaagtggggtgctgcctccatgccacctgtgCCGCTTCTGTGCTGCCCCATGCTGCCTCCACATCATCTGTTCTCCCTCCACGCTGCCCGTGCTGCTTCCATGCCACCCCATGCCACCCGTATTGCCTCCAGGGGTCTGAAAgccgagaggaggaagggaaggaggctctTAGTAAAAAAACACTACATTGAGACTTAatgaaggttggtctgacagggaGTGAGAATCTGCCTCTCTCACTGGACAGAAAAttgagggggagggtgggagcaagctgatgtccctttcccctttccctttccccttgtgACTTTCCCCTTCCATACGTGCTTTGCCCTGTTTTCTCTCTGGCTTGCACATTTtatggtggtaaatccactttcctggatttaccgcaACGTGAGTTTTAAATGGTGAAATCATGAGGTGGCTGCTGGGCAACTTCTGGATGTAggtaatgtcatgtggagggcccTGAATATGTCACCAACATTAGGAGGCTGTCCAGCTTCATTTTTCACGTGTAGAAATTCCCACTGTTTAAGTGCTGTATACATTTTGAGCAGAAACTTTTCACGTGTGGGTGGAAGCCACATAGCTTTTTTATTCTGATGCATGATGCAtttataacaaatatttaaagcTGTCACAGGTTGGAACCGCTTGAAAAATGATCACAGGGAGAGCTGAATTTTCAGTTAAGAGATATGGTATATATTTTCCACCATAGAATAACATCCAACAGATGCCAACATGATGCATTTGTATATGATTGGCTTGAATCCCTTCTATGATAAACAATTATCTTCTCTTGTTCCAAGCATTATTTGCGGACcacaaatggcttttaaaaacctaaacaacCACTTTCCCCCTTCTACCTCAAAAGCAGTAATATATTTTCGTTTCCTTGCCTCCTGACTTCTTTATTTACCTCAGATTTGGCTTCTGTCCAAACGTGAGCTCATAAATCTTAGTGAGATTATTAGCAGCAAAGTCTGCACTGATCAAGGTACTTGGGAGGAATTTTGGAGCTGCTGTGAGCTGAAAAACAAATATAAGGCCAAAGTTATATAACATAAAACTTCATCCACCATCATAGTTACCTTTACAACAGACAGTTACCAGGCTGTTTGTTCCTCAAAAGACATGGAAA
The nucleotide sequence above comes from Paroedura picta isolate Pp20150507F chromosome 4, Ppicta_v3.0, whole genome shotgun sequence. Encoded proteins:
- the PODN gene encoding podocan isoform X1, whose protein sequence is MGCRERKKLQHFNSHVQVELRSTWRTSDDQQVQQGRVEMYPKFIILFPVLWLLALGSSRIQDQKDEDSNDFPENSSEMLSPERNSLTPDCPKKCSCFQEGIVDCGGFSLKEFPIDIPELTSHLSLQNNQIEEIFPEELARLYNLETLNLQNNRLTSKGLPEEAFEQLESLNYLYLANNQLTAAPKFLPSTLISADFAANNLTKIYELTFGQKPNLRSVYLHNNKLEDSGLPESMFNGSSNVEVLIMSSNFLKYVPKNLPQALYKLHLKNNKLEKIPKGAFSELSGLRELYLQNNKLTNEGMDNETFWKLSSLEYLDLSSNNLSLIPSGLPRNIVLLHLEKNAIKTIGKDVLTQIKNMEYLLLHNNKLKANGIDPLAFHGLKKLHTVHLYNNQLDRIPSGLPRRVKTLMILHNQISEINRNDFAYTYFMEDLNLSYNKITSSKIHREAFRKLRLLKSLDLSGNNLHTLPYGFPKNLHSLKLKVNEISSIPRGTLSGMSKLQELYLSNNKLKVSSIHSESWRDLTSLKILDMAGNQLTAIPSDLPESLEYLYLQNNKITTVPEDVFDSTPNIKGIYLRFNKIAFNAVKESTFQRLKHLQVLDIEGNFESSDPLKNGDDSDEEMEEDNEEDEQDVEE
- the PODN gene encoding podocan isoform X3: MTSKYSKEEVCIFLTVEMYPKFIILFPVLWLLALGSSRIQDQKDEDSNDFPENSSEMLSPERNSLTPDCPKKCSCFQEGIVDCGGFSLKEFPIDIPELTSHLSLQNNQIEEIFPEELARLYNLETLNLQNNRLTSKGLPEEAFEQLESLNYLYLANNQLTAAPKFLPSTLISADFAANNLTKIYELTFGQKPNLRSVYLHNNKLEDSGLPESMFNGSSNVEVLIMSSNFLKYVPKNLPQALYKLHLKNNKLEKIPKGAFSELSGLRELYLQNNKLTNEGMDNETFWKLSSLEYLDLSSNNLSLIPSGLPRNIVLLHLEKNAIKTIGKDVLTQIKNMEYLLLHNNKLKANGIDPLAFHGLKKLHTVHLYNNQLDRIPSGLPRRVKTLMILHNQISEINRNDFAYTYFMEDLNLSYNKITSSKIHREAFRKLRLLKSLDLSGNNLHTLPYGFPKNLHSLKLKVNEISSIPRGTLSGMSKLQELYLSNNKLKVSSIHSESWRDLTSLKILDMAGNQLTAIPSDLPESLEYLYLQNNKITTVPEDVFDSTPNIKGIYLRFNKIAFNAVKESTFQRLKHLQVLDIEGNFESSDPLKNGDDSDEEMEEDNEEDEQDVEE
- the PODN gene encoding podocan isoform X2, with protein sequence MCVCVHVGGTRETFFSRYFHHYHLSRVEMYPKFIILFPVLWLLALGSSRIQDQKDEDSNDFPENSSEMLSPERNSLTPDCPKKCSCFQEGIVDCGGFSLKEFPIDIPELTSHLSLQNNQIEEIFPEELARLYNLETLNLQNNRLTSKGLPEEAFEQLESLNYLYLANNQLTAAPKFLPSTLISADFAANNLTKIYELTFGQKPNLRSVYLHNNKLEDSGLPESMFNGSSNVEVLIMSSNFLKYVPKNLPQALYKLHLKNNKLEKIPKGAFSELSGLRELYLQNNKLTNEGMDNETFWKLSSLEYLDLSSNNLSLIPSGLPRNIVLLHLEKNAIKTIGKDVLTQIKNMEYLLLHNNKLKANGIDPLAFHGLKKLHTVHLYNNQLDRIPSGLPRRVKTLMILHNQISEINRNDFAYTYFMEDLNLSYNKITSSKIHREAFRKLRLLKSLDLSGNNLHTLPYGFPKNLHSLKLKVNEISSIPRGTLSGMSKLQELYLSNNKLKVSSIHSESWRDLTSLKILDMAGNQLTAIPSDLPESLEYLYLQNNKITTVPEDVFDSTPNIKGIYLRFNKIAFNAVKESTFQRLKHLQVLDIEGNFESSDPLKNGDDSDEEMEEDNEEDEQDVEE